In the Synechococcus sp. UW69 genome, one interval contains:
- a CDS encoding glycerol-3-phosphate dehydrogenase/oxidase, whose amino-acid sequence MADQQVDLLVIGAGASGASVAYEATRRGLNVALLEAGDIGGGTSCRSTKLLHGGVRYLELAFKTLDLAQLRLVREALLERSHWLTQAPFLARRLELALPTQQLWGQAYYRLGLGMYDALAGQRSIGHSRLLSQQQMRQALPLMKACQGGVAYSDGQFDDARLNLLLALTAEQRGATLRTRCRVVQLETDGTGQLKAAISESVTGQRERWCASAFVNATGIRADEIRQMADADAPPRMLTSRGAHIVLEQNLCPEGLGLLVPSTADGRVLFMLPFHGRTLVGTTDEACTKESATSPSPEEESYLLDYVREWFPQLQHPKVSSRWAGGRPLLKPADQGMDSSRVVREHEVETLACGLVSVMGGKWTTCRPMAEDTLAAVERQLGRALPTPEPMPLRGAAESLQATLDGLQRQKHQLEALLPDTALRAAQVAHLQSTYGLEAVALIEPSEPSRREPLSSVIPLCAAELDHAIQREHARSSSDVLARRCRLAMVDLDDAERLRPQVDALLDQAGVVAGSTSPISHQLNP is encoded by the coding sequence ATGGCTGATCAACAGGTGGACCTGCTGGTTATCGGGGCTGGTGCCAGTGGCGCGAGCGTGGCCTACGAGGCCACGCGGCGGGGCCTCAACGTGGCCCTGCTCGAGGCCGGAGATATCGGAGGTGGCACCAGTTGCCGCAGCACGAAGTTGCTCCATGGCGGGGTCCGCTACCTGGAGCTGGCCTTCAAAACCCTGGATCTGGCCCAACTGAGGCTGGTGAGGGAAGCCCTGCTCGAGCGGAGCCACTGGTTGACACAGGCGCCGTTTCTGGCCCGGCGACTCGAACTGGCCCTGCCCACACAACAGCTCTGGGGACAGGCCTATTACCGCCTTGGGCTGGGAATGTATGACGCCCTGGCAGGTCAGCGGAGCATCGGCCACAGCCGACTGCTGTCTCAGCAGCAGATGCGTCAGGCCCTGCCTCTGATGAAGGCATGTCAAGGCGGCGTGGCCTACAGCGATGGGCAGTTCGACGATGCCCGCCTCAACCTGCTGCTGGCTCTCACGGCGGAGCAGCGGGGGGCAACCCTGCGCACCCGTTGTCGGGTGGTGCAGCTGGAAACCGACGGAACGGGCCAGCTCAAGGCAGCCATCAGTGAATCCGTAACGGGCCAACGGGAGCGCTGGTGCGCCTCGGCATTCGTGAATGCCACGGGCATTCGGGCAGATGAAATCCGGCAGATGGCGGACGCTGATGCCCCACCACGAATGCTCACCAGCCGTGGAGCACACATCGTGCTGGAACAGAACCTCTGCCCAGAGGGCCTTGGGCTTCTGGTGCCATCCACCGCGGATGGACGCGTGCTGTTCATGCTCCCCTTCCACGGCCGCACCCTGGTGGGGACCACGGATGAAGCCTGCACGAAGGAGAGCGCCACATCCCCCTCACCGGAGGAGGAGAGCTACCTGCTCGACTACGTGCGTGAGTGGTTTCCCCAGCTCCAGCATCCGAAGGTGAGCAGCCGTTGGGCGGGGGGACGACCGCTGCTGAAGCCCGCGGACCAGGGCATGGACAGCAGCCGTGTGGTGCGGGAGCACGAGGTGGAAACCCTGGCCTGCGGCCTGGTGAGCGTGATGGGTGGCAAATGGACCACCTGCCGGCCCATGGCCGAAGACACCCTGGCCGCGGTGGAACGCCAGCTCGGCCGGGCGCTGCCCACCCCTGAACCGATGCCGCTGCGAGGGGCAGCGGAGTCATTGCAGGCAACCCTGGACGGCCTGCAACGCCAGAAACACCAACTCGAAGCCCTGCTCCCCGACACCGCTCTAAGGGCCGCGCAAGTCGCCCATCTCCAAAGCACCTATGGCTTGGAGGCAGTGGCCTTGATCGAACCCTCCGAGCCCAGCCGACGCGAGCCCCTCAGCTCGGTGATCCCCCTCTGTGCAGCCGAACTGGACCACGCCATTCAGCGGGAACATGCACGCAGCAGCAGCGATGTGCTGGCCCGCCGCTGCCGGCTGGCCATGGTGGACCTGGACGATGCCGAACGGCTCAGGCCCCAGGTGGATGCCCTCCTGGATCAAGCCGGCGTCGTGGCGGGCTCCACCTCCCCGATCAGCCACCAATTGAATCCGTAG
- a CDS encoding alpha-amylase family protein gives MTPELPWWSGTVIYQLIVRSYSDGNGDGTGDFKGLAARLPYLRWLGVNTLWLTPIYPSPLRDGGYDITDFTGIHPDLGDLASFHRFLTAAHSQGMRVILDLVLNHTSDLHPWFQRARWAPQGSPERDVYVWSDDPKRYAEAPVLFRHFEASNWEWDPVAEQYYLHRFLRHQPDLNYENPWVQDTMLEVVDFWLERGVDGFRLDAVPFLFESEGSRCEGLPETHAFLKRLRERVDRHDRDVLLLGEAIQPVQEAAPYLADDELHGAFNFVLTAHLFAAIASGRTQQLGECLMQAEQAVRGPRWALPLRNHDELWLGDGHLISDEVIQTIRVGLPQGQGHWLNWGINRRLAPLLNGDPRSNRLLHGLLYSLPGMPCLYYGDELGMGDWPGLRDRDPNRTPMAWTPARNGGFSTAPDPLLVLPPITAPGYDYRVVNVEVQKQLPGSLLNWHRRMLTCRRLLPALRHGSFRLLHSPHPGVLVYLRCTEAMTVLVAANVTAAGASLSLDLSEWDGERTREVMWGCEFPPAAAEWFVNLPPYGFNWWLIGEVEPATTPA, from the coding sequence ATGACCCCAGAGCTTCCGTGGTGGTCAGGGACGGTCATCTACCAGTTGATCGTTCGGAGTTATTCCGATGGGAATGGCGATGGCACTGGTGATTTCAAGGGGCTTGCGGCGCGGTTGCCCTATCTGCGTTGGTTGGGGGTTAACACCCTCTGGCTGACGCCGATTTATCCGTCTCCCCTGCGGGACGGGGGTTACGACATCACTGATTTCACCGGAATCCATCCGGATCTGGGTGATCTCGCCTCATTCCATCGGTTCCTCACGGCGGCCCACAGCCAGGGAATGCGGGTGATTTTGGACCTGGTCCTCAATCACACCAGTGACCTTCATCCCTGGTTCCAGAGAGCCCGCTGGGCTCCTCAGGGAAGTCCGGAACGGGATGTTTACGTCTGGAGTGACGACCCCAAGCGCTATGCCGAGGCACCAGTTCTGTTCAGGCACTTCGAGGCCTCGAATTGGGAGTGGGATCCGGTTGCCGAGCAGTACTACCTGCACCGATTCCTGCGTCATCAGCCCGATCTCAATTACGAGAATCCCTGGGTGCAAGACACGATGCTGGAGGTTGTCGACTTCTGGCTAGAGCGCGGTGTGGACGGTTTCCGTTTGGATGCGGTTCCGTTCCTGTTCGAGTCAGAGGGCAGCCGTTGTGAAGGGTTGCCGGAGACCCACGCCTTCCTCAAGCGTTTGCGGGAACGGGTGGATCGGCATGACCGTGACGTGCTGTTGCTGGGAGAGGCGATTCAGCCGGTGCAAGAGGCTGCTCCATACCTGGCGGATGACGAACTGCATGGTGCGTTCAACTTCGTTCTCACCGCCCATCTGTTCGCAGCTATTGCCAGTGGTCGCACTCAGCAGCTTGGAGAGTGCCTGATGCAGGCCGAGCAGGCGGTGCGTGGTCCTCGCTGGGCTTTGCCGCTGCGCAACCACGATGAACTGTGGCTCGGGGATGGTCATCTGATCAGCGATGAGGTGATTCAGACCATCCGGGTGGGCTTGCCCCAGGGGCAGGGGCATTGGCTGAACTGGGGGATTAACCGACGCCTGGCTCCCCTCCTCAACGGCGATCCGCGCTCCAACCGCTTGCTGCATGGTCTTCTGTACAGCCTTCCTGGAATGCCTTGCCTGTACTACGGCGATGAACTGGGCATGGGTGATTGGCCTGGTTTAAGGGACCGTGATCCCAACCGCACGCCGATGGCCTGGACGCCGGCACGCAATGGTGGCTTCTCGACCGCCCCCGATCCGCTGTTGGTGCTGCCACCGATCACAGCTCCCGGATATGACTACCGCGTGGTGAATGTGGAGGTGCAAAAGCAGCTGCCGGGGTCGTTACTGAACTGGCATCGGCGCATGCTCACCTGCCGCCGTCTCCTTCCAGCGCTGAGGCATGGAAGCTTCCGGTTGTTGCACAGCCCCCACCCCGGGGTGCTGGTTTATCTCCGCTGCACCGAGGCGATGACTGTGCTGGTGGCAGCCAATGTCACCGCAGCCGGAGCATCCCTCAGTCTTGATCTATCGGAGTGGGACGGCGAGCGCACCCGTGAGGTGATGTGGGGTTGTGAGTTCCCTCCCGCCGCAGCGGAGTGGTTCGTGAATCTTCCGCCCTACGGATTCAATTGGTGGCTGATCGGGGAGGTGGAGCCCGCCACGACGCCGGCTTGA
- a CDS encoding aldehyde dehydrogenase family protein encodes MPLTQTQLSRMQELVGAGLTRSLAWRQEQLQRLSALVEEHESEVLEALAADLGKPPTEAFFELIALRQELKLTGRQLERWMRPRRVAVPLSLRPGQARVVPEPLGCVLVIGPWNYPFQLTLRPLISALAAGNTAVLKPSEHAGAIADLIARLIPEHFEPDVVQVVQGDGTVAADLVAMPFDHIFFTGGGSIGRKVLEGAAAHLTPVTLELGGKSPAIVLEGADLKVGARRLIWGKGINAGQTCIAPDHLLVEPELRSPLLKAMAEARTEMYGDDPLTSKQLGQIINERQFNRLEQLLETARADGRILIGGEISRGQRRIAPTVIRVDDRNDPLMAEELFGPLLPVLVLENLTTTLQEIRRGPKPLALYLFGGDEAQQQQVLTTTSSGGVCLNDVVMQAGVPQLPFGGVGASGMGSYHGQSGFDTFSHHKAVLKRPFRFDFKLRYPPYKVDLNLLRRLAG; translated from the coding sequence GTGCCCCTCACCCAAACGCAACTGAGCCGGATGCAGGAGCTTGTTGGAGCTGGGCTGACCCGTTCCCTGGCCTGGCGCCAAGAGCAATTGCAACGCCTCTCAGCCCTGGTGGAGGAGCATGAATCAGAGGTGCTCGAGGCACTCGCCGCCGACCTCGGGAAACCACCGACCGAAGCCTTTTTTGAACTGATCGCTCTGCGACAGGAGCTCAAGCTCACCGGCCGGCAGCTGGAGCGATGGATGCGTCCGCGTCGAGTCGCGGTTCCCCTCTCACTCCGCCCAGGTCAGGCCAGGGTTGTGCCGGAACCACTCGGATGCGTTCTGGTCATCGGCCCCTGGAACTATCCCTTTCAACTGACGCTACGGCCGTTGATCAGTGCTCTAGCTGCTGGCAACACGGCCGTGCTCAAACCCTCGGAACACGCTGGAGCCATTGCTGATCTCATTGCGCGACTGATCCCTGAGCACTTCGAACCCGACGTGGTGCAGGTCGTCCAGGGGGATGGGACTGTGGCTGCAGACCTGGTGGCCATGCCCTTTGACCACATCTTCTTCACAGGTGGCGGCAGCATCGGACGGAAGGTGCTGGAAGGAGCCGCTGCCCACCTCACTCCGGTAACCCTGGAACTGGGGGGCAAGAGCCCGGCAATCGTTCTCGAAGGTGCCGACCTCAAGGTGGGGGCCCGACGCTTGATCTGGGGCAAGGGGATTAATGCCGGGCAGACCTGCATCGCGCCAGACCATCTGCTGGTGGAACCCGAACTGCGTTCGCCCCTACTGAAGGCGATGGCAGAGGCCAGAACTGAGATGTATGGCGACGACCCTCTGACCTCGAAACAGCTGGGGCAAATCATCAATGAGCGGCAGTTCAATCGGCTGGAGCAGCTTCTAGAAACAGCCAGAGCGGACGGCCGAATTCTGATCGGAGGCGAAATCAGCCGAGGGCAACGGCGCATCGCGCCCACCGTGATCCGCGTGGATGACCGCAATGATCCGCTGATGGCGGAGGAACTGTTCGGTCCGCTCCTACCGGTGCTGGTGCTCGAGAACCTCACTACAACGCTTCAGGAGATCCGCAGAGGCCCCAAACCGTTGGCGCTGTATCTCTTCGGAGGTGATGAGGCCCAGCAGCAACAGGTGCTCACCACCACGAGTTCAGGCGGGGTCTGCCTCAACGATGTGGTGATGCAGGCCGGCGTGCCCCAGCTGCCCTTCGGCGGTGTTGGCGCCAGCGGGATGGGGAGCTACCACGGCCAGAGCGGCTTCGACACGTTCAGTCATCACAAGGCGGTGCTTAAACGCCCATTCCGGTTTGATTTCAAGCTGCGTTACCCGCCCTACAAGGTTGATCTCAATCTGCTGAGGCGGCTGGCTGGATAA
- a CDS encoding LysM peptidoglycan-binding domain-containing protein, translated as MRRTALAALLLTAWLPLSATAASVTVRSGETLSDIADRYGVSVGTLMRMNGIRNPDLVQAGSRLQVPGPTVTAGSGRHRVNSGETLSSIASQYRVRGRDLMALNNLRNANHVEVGQTLRLPSNAVMPRPAFKPVAVTPITGATEHTVAKGQTLTQIAKAYKLPVASLISINELSDPNKVEVGTRLYLTDPSFQKPISTQSQPVQTQPVATAIKPVVMVKPKVQAKAKPVAAKPVQTKPGQTQKPAPKAKPVQAAKPQQTLAKSADWRTYGPLQVDWANWQPMGGSQVVPTLNAKGQALYLAVNCSAKKINATGADGSWKVWEAPKNRFEKDLVKDRCQAKA; from the coding sequence ATGCGCCGTACCGCTCTTGCCGCCCTTCTTCTGACGGCTTGGCTCCCTCTGTCAGCCACAGCTGCCTCGGTGACGGTGCGATCCGGCGAGACGCTCTCGGATATCGCTGACCGCTACGGCGTCAGCGTCGGCACCCTGATGCGGATGAATGGGATCCGCAACCCAGACCTTGTCCAAGCCGGTAGTCGCTTGCAAGTGCCAGGCCCCACCGTGACGGCGGGCTCTGGACGCCATCGCGTCAACAGCGGTGAGACCCTCAGCAGCATTGCCAGCCAGTACAGGGTCCGTGGTCGCGACCTGATGGCCCTCAACAACCTGCGTAACGCCAACCACGTGGAAGTCGGTCAGACCCTGCGACTCCCCAGCAACGCAGTCATGCCGCGCCCGGCCTTCAAGCCAGTGGCCGTAACCCCGATCACGGGAGCCACCGAACACACCGTTGCCAAAGGGCAAACTCTTACGCAGATCGCCAAGGCCTACAAGCTTCCAGTGGCCAGCCTGATCAGCATCAACGAGCTCAGCGACCCCAACAAGGTGGAAGTGGGAACGCGCCTTTATCTGACGGATCCCTCCTTCCAGAAACCCATCAGCACGCAATCCCAACCCGTACAAACCCAACCGGTGGCAACCGCCATCAAGCCAGTTGTGATGGTGAAGCCAAAGGTTCAAGCCAAGGCCAAGCCTGTGGCAGCCAAGCCGGTGCAAACCAAACCAGGGCAGACCCAGAAGCCTGCTCCCAAGGCCAAGCCGGTCCAGGCCGCCAAGCCCCAGCAGACCCTGGCCAAATCGGCTGACTGGCGCACCTACGGTCCGCTCCAGGTGGACTGGGCCAACTGGCAGCCCATGGGCGGCAGTCAGGTGGTGCCCACTCTCAATGCCAAGGGTCAGGCTCTGTACCTGGCCGTGAATTGTTCCGCCAAAAAGATCAATGCCACTGGTGCCGATGGGAGCTGGAAAGTCTGGGAGGCGCCGAAGAACCGGTTCGAAAAAGACTTGGTGAAGGATCGTTGTCAGGCCAAGGCCTGA
- a CDS encoding ATP-dependent DNA helicase RecQ, translating to MQTHFGWDGFRPGQRPVVDAVLEGRDALAVLPTGGGKSLCYQLPALVREGLVVVISPLVALMEDQVMALQRRGIAAACLHAGLDPVRRQQALEQLRDATLRLLYIAPERLQGEQTRLMLERHAMEGRLVALAVDEAHCISAWGHDFRPDYRRLGQIRSLCPGVPMLALSATAAPRVRADIIRLLDLRRPLVQVSSARRDNLHYTMQRRPRDPMPQVLEALERSRGAALIYARTRRSVEQWAERLSDQGVAATPYHAGLDPQTRQQALRLFLEHQRPVLVATVAFGMGVDRGDVGLVLHLDLPATPEGYLQESGRAGRDGQPAHCHVLFSPGDRTSLGWAMQASARGSDALEDRRRLDLAQQQLRRIEAVAEGEMCREQALLLAVGELVSPCGRCDRCMEAPKRRDWSAQVETLLAHLAEQDGTEMRRLGEHLGLHEPGRHDRWTWLARRLVQEELIQESNDGAQRLYLRESGRRFLDSPWPLDYAA from the coding sequence CTGCAGACCCACTTCGGGTGGGATGGCTTTCGCCCCGGGCAACGGCCCGTGGTGGATGCCGTGCTGGAGGGACGGGATGCGCTGGCGGTGCTGCCCACCGGCGGCGGGAAATCGCTTTGTTATCAGCTTCCAGCGCTGGTGCGCGAAGGGCTGGTGGTGGTGATCTCACCGTTGGTTGCTCTGATGGAGGATCAGGTGATGGCGCTGCAGCGACGGGGGATCGCTGCGGCCTGTCTGCATGCCGGTCTGGATCCGGTTCGACGCCAGCAGGCCTTGGAGCAGCTGCGGGATGCCACGCTCCGTCTCCTCTACATCGCGCCGGAACGCCTCCAGGGTGAGCAGACCCGGCTGATGCTGGAACGCCATGCCATGGAGGGGCGTCTTGTGGCCCTCGCGGTGGACGAAGCCCACTGCATCAGTGCCTGGGGGCATGATTTCCGCCCCGATTACCGCCGCCTTGGCCAGATCCGCAGCCTCTGCCCAGGGGTCCCGATGCTGGCCCTGAGCGCGACGGCAGCCCCGCGGGTGCGTGCCGACATCATTCGTCTGCTCGATCTGCGTCGGCCGCTTGTGCAGGTGAGCTCGGCCCGCCGGGACAACCTCCACTACACGATGCAACGGCGCCCGCGGGATCCCATGCCCCAGGTGTTAGAGGCGCTGGAGAGGTCGCGTGGTGCAGCGCTGATCTATGCCCGCACCCGTCGTTCCGTGGAGCAGTGGGCGGAACGTCTCAGTGATCAAGGGGTTGCCGCAACGCCGTATCACGCCGGTCTGGATCCGCAGACCCGGCAACAGGCCTTACGGCTGTTTCTCGAGCATCAGCGGCCGGTCCTCGTGGCAACAGTGGCATTCGGGATGGGAGTCGACCGTGGAGATGTCGGTCTTGTCCTCCACCTTGATCTGCCAGCTACGCCGGAGGGCTATCTGCAGGAATCAGGTCGCGCCGGCAGAGACGGCCAGCCGGCCCATTGCCATGTGCTGTTCTCCCCGGGAGATCGCACCAGCTTGGGTTGGGCCATGCAGGCCTCAGCCCGGGGCAGTGACGCGTTGGAGGACCGTCGGCGGTTGGATCTGGCGCAGCAACAGCTGCGTCGGATAGAGGCTGTCGCGGAGGGTGAGATGTGTCGAGAACAGGCCCTGTTGCTCGCCGTTGGTGAGTTGGTGTCTCCCTGTGGTCGTTGTGATCGCTGCATGGAGGCACCGAAACGACGGGACTGGTCCGCACAGGTTGAAACACTGCTGGCCCATCTGGCGGAGCAGGACGGTACGGAGATGCGGCGCCTGGGTGAGCACTTGGGCCTGCATGAACCCGGACGCCATGACCGCTGGACCTGGTTGGCCCGTCGGCTCGTGCAGGAGGAGTTGATTCAGGAAAGCAATGACGGCGCTCAAAGGCTGTACCTCCGTGAGAGCGGCCGGAGATTTCTGGATTCCCCCTGGCCGCTCGATTACGCCGCCTGA